The DNA window CATACCCGTCGTATTGACCAGTAGTGACAACAACTGGCTTTATGGCTGGAAATTGAAGTCTGCAATTAATGAACGAGATTCTACGAGGGAAAATACATCAAGTATGCCGACAGAAGTTACAAATCCAAATATGAGGAGAGGCATTAGCAGAACTAACAGTTTAAAGAACTTGTTTAGAAGTAGATCATCAAGTTCAATCAATAGCATAACTCCACTAAGTAGCATGACCTCACTTGGCACTCCTGTACAGCAACAGGATACTTTCGAATCAAACAGACCTATTGTCAGCTCACATAGCTCTTCTAGGCTATCTAGTCTCCTTTCCTCATGTCAACAGGCAACTCAGTCAACCGTAAAGAACAGTGAATATATAGCATTCAATGCTCATAAAGCACCTACAACTTCTGTGGCAATGGCTCCTTCAGGAACAGCGAAAACGCTgtttttatcaaatgattTCCTGTCTGAATTGTACTTGGAAtactttgaagaaaatgatcGGTCCAATATATTCGAACTCAAATCTAAGAAAAGTAGCAATGACGAACAAGGAAAGAGATCTATGGTACATGCAACAGAAGCTATTAGTAGTATAATCGTGAGTGCAGACACGACAGGTTCCATCAGAATATTCAGGGCTGACATTCCTACAGTGCTTCGCAAGCGTGTCCTACAACAATTACAAGACTACAAGACTGAAATGAGTTCAAGATATCATAGTACAAGTTCTTTAGACAGATTGAATAAAAACTCACTCACGCCCAGAAATAATATCTTGAGAActaaatctttcaataacatCACAAATATGATCAatctttttgaaagctACAGTAGCTCCATACCTACAACCTCCTCTAGCACTCGTCCATCTTTAGCCAAGACACACATGGGCAAATTTGTGAGAACGTCCTTACCTGCAACGTCGTCCTCGCAACAAACGCATAGCAACAGCCCCACGAGTAGCAACTTTCAAGGAAACATTGTTCCATTGACTGTCTCGTCTCGGGATAGTTTGACCTCGACGTCATCAACAAGCTTAGAACAAATGATCATGCGAGGTCATGCATTGTCATCTGGTATAAGATGTAATGTGTGCAACGGAGCGAAGTTCGAACCGATCTCCTCCAACAAATTACAACAAGCCTACTATTGCACTGATTGTGGGACTACACTAAACAACTTTAGATAACCTTAGATATACTATATAGACATCATTTATTCATTGGTACTTATTTATCGCAATCAATTTGTTTGTTGTAGCCAATAAGCTTGCTGACCGagaaagtttttgaaaatgggACCTTATCTCGGCGGCTAAAatttacatatataaagCCCAGGaggaagaaagaaaaaatactAGATTCTTGCAACTTGGGGAAACTAGAGAACCGAAACAGCAGAAGGGAGAAGATGCTGTTGATGAAGCTCTACAATGGTCCTCTTCTTACTGCTTACGAATTTGCTATAGAATTATATGAAAGTATGAGGTTCCATATAGCCCTGAGGACCCAAAAACTGAGACGATCGTTAAAATCTAATTGCGTAATAAAGGCTATCAATGAAATGATCGAAGCGGTTCTGACTGATATTATCAGTGTGGGGCCTGTGCCTTACCATGTTTCGTTTATCATGGACGGTAATAGACGTTTTGCCAAATCATCGAACCTATCTCTTCAAAGAGGACACGAAGCAGGTGGACTGACTTTATTACACTTGGTTTATATTTGTAAGAAACTTGGTGTCAAATGTGTCAGTGCATATGCATTTTctatagaaaattttaataggCCAAAGAAAGAAGTCGATACGTTAATGCAACTGTTTTCTGAAAAACTGGATGAATTTACAACAAGATCCGCAGACCCAAATAGTCCATTGTATGGTTCATGTTTAAAAGTTGTGGGCGATCGTGATTTGCTCTCAGatgatataaaaaaaaaagtgagtCGAGCTGAAGAACTGACAAAATCTGAGAAAGGATTCACTTTAATCGTTTGTTTCCCGTACACCTCCAGGAACGACATATATCATACGATCTATTCAAGTATCTCTCAAGTTCAGaacaataaaataaaaactgACGATATCACCGTACGAACTTTTACAGAAAGTATGTATCTTAAAGAGTATGCTGATAAATGTGACATTCTAATACGAACAAGTGGCCAAAAAAGATTATCAGATTATATGCTATGGCAAAGTCATGAAAATTCCACGATTGAATTTTGTGATACTTTGTGGCCAGACTTCACTTTTTCTATGATTTACACGTTGATGTTACGTTGGTCATATTTCACtacaattcaaaattataataGAGTACAGTTTTCATTGAGACAAGAACTATCaaacaaattaaaaatctttaatagaaagaaaaaaatccCCATTGAATCATTTCCTGAACCTCCAGTTGCAGTAACCGTTTCTGGGAAGGagtaataatttttaaatACATTTTGCCCGTTTCTTCTGATGATCAGCATTTGTTATACAACAACGTACGTCATTTAATTGCGTGATCCTCTCCTTCCACATTTTCATgcaagaaatgaaaataatatataaaaaatttgctataaaattatcatgTATATTCAATATCCATTAAAATATCTTATAATCCAAAATGGAGGCTGTATAACTTATATACCATACTGTCATGCACTTCTATCATCTGTTAAGTCGGACAATAGGTTAGGATTGTCAGAATCTCTTTGACTGAATGCAGTATTggtatttgaaatagtCATTTCCGGAGATACATCAAGAACCGTGTTAAGTCTATCAGTTATATCTCTTATTTCTTGAAGGATTTGTGGCTCAGGTGTATTCGCTGTATTAGAATCTACATCCTCATTGATTAAATTTGTTTCCGTGCTTTCGTTTGGCATATTATGTGGCATGTCAGAGAATGGACCCGAATCCATCGGAGGTCCTTCATCTACAGTTTCATCAGTGGTAGACAATCCCATCGTCGGTTCTATGTCTACATTTcttgcattatttggtgtATTTGTTTCGGTGCCTGTAATTGATGTCCTTGTGCTTGAAGTAACTTCGTGGCACCAGTACCTATGAAATTGCCACGATTCTAATTGGCATTTTCTAGAGCAATATTTTGTCCTTTTACAACGGCGACATTTCGCAAATTGTCTAGGATACTCTTCCCATTTACCACAGGAAAAATTAGCACATTGACGAACACCTGTAAATTCGTCCTTTCTACAGGAGTTTCTCATTATTACTGAACTCCAATACATTATATCATTAATATTATACTTGGGGTAagtgaatttttcaactagGGGAaagatattcaaatttttcttcgacGTTATATTATTCCAGGTTCTATCATCCAATTCTTTAACAAAATTCTTATATTGGTAGTATTTCTTATAGTTTTCATAATTTATCTCCTGCTTACTCTTTAGCTCTGATTCGGCTAATTCATAGCTTATAATGTTGAAATTCTGAAATGGATCTTGAATAGAACACCTTCGACTTGTTTTATGCTTTTCGGTCATATTACGACATTTTGATGCCACACTTTGTAACTCAACCATGAACGGATCCTCGGTAGTTACTTTAGCCTTTGGTTCTGTATTCAATTTCGGTCTCTTATTTGTAgccaaataattttctaatttagGTTTCGATTCATTTGGCGTTTCATTCACTCTATTCTCTATTCTGGTTAATATTGGCCTGAAAGATAGTGATTTTACCAATTCAACTTTTTGGAGCTGTTTTTTCATATAAGTGTATTTGGAAATGAACGCTAGTAATTGTAAGGACCACACTACGTCGTCTTGATGAGGGATTAATTTTCCAAGATAAAATTCTCGAGGAGATTTAATCTTTACTGGATCAGTAATATCTTCGGAAAAACAtgtatcatcatcactattGTAAGTACCGTCTGTTGGTCTTGGGTTCTTGGCTGACCCATGATATTTAGCGTATCTTTTCCAAATCATTTCATAATTGGATGGAACCATCATAGCAGGCTTGAAAAAATCCTCATTCTTGAAGGAAACGTCATCTGACAGACTTAATGAATCATTACCCAAAAGAAACGCCAGGTATGCCATATAGTCCTCATCATGTTTCCTGAACATTTCGAATCCTGTCTTTAACGTTAGAGATTGAAATCCATATTTATAATATGAATCGGTGAAGAAATCGTAGTTACCGTGATAAATCAAGAAGTTATCCAAAATAGTAGCTAATATTGGGAGGATTCCCGATGACACAACTTGGGCTCTTATAGCCTCTGTACCTCTTGTGCCAGTCAATACTAGACATTGAAATGCCAGAGTCCATTTCCATGCGTTTAATGCTATCTTTTTCTGTGAGAATAATTGTTGCTCACGTTTATGCGAACTTATTGCTCGTGTGTCAATATCCAACGATTCATGAAGATTTAAATGGCAATCATGCAAAATAGCAACTAATCGCTCTAATGCACCGTCATTTGCAACAGTTTCACGAATTTTGGAAGAGTTTGATATCAGATATGTTAAATTATTCAGTGTATTAATCAATGGAATGTTTGAATTGGTATCTAACGCCTTTCTATTATAAACTGTGGAAGCTACCGTCGGTATGGGTCTATTTTGTGTAATTGAATAACTGGTGAATTTCCTCATTTCAAAGATGGACTAAATAAACgaaataaagatgaaaataaaggaaTGCTCAGGATTCGATCGATAAATCTCACCTAATGCTATTTTATAATGCAATAAAACTGATTTGTTTTGGGGGACTGTAATTCTGATAAAAGCTTGTCAAAAGGAAAGGAAATGCTAGCAAATAAGTGGTAAAACAaataaagaatatgaataataaatattgtGGAAGGATATCAGATCGATAGTAACTGATAGTGTGCAAAACAAGTAAAGATTCACTCTTTTGTCTTGAAGCGTTAaacttctttatttttgcCACCTTTTTATTTATACAGATTACTTTCCGATGCGACTATAAAATGAATCATATATAGTAGTAATCATAGAAACAGACGAAATATCAGGAGCCAAGAATTGGAGTACTGCAGCTGAATTTGGGACGCGAGAAGGGCAATGGAAGTTGCTATTTTTGGtaaggaaaagaaagcCTCGAAGGAATGGTCCCATTTCGAGCTATTCTCTTTATATCGTCCTGGGTTCAATCGTTCTTCGATGAAATGAAGTGAGTAGTCGCCGAGGAGGGCTAATGGCTAGATAGAGATGTTATTggttcaatttctttactCGTCATTATATAGGAGTCTTCTAAGTATATAGCCTGGGGTAAAGTTCACTGAATGGCTtgatatttcaattcatccTTGGATAAAATTTGGGCAGCAGTCCATTTTTCACCTGGAGATAAGACGACAAAATCGTGTACATGACCCGGTTCAACACAAACCATTTCCTTGTAACCAGTTTTTGGTTCGAAATCGCCCATTCCAccagatttttcaatccaTGGATTCCAAACAACCGAATCAGGTAAATTCACTCTTTTCACGGTATGAACTGGCTTTCCTTGATTAACCACTTGAATAACACGGTCTGCTTCGACGTTTTGGTAGATGACATCTTTTTCGCCATGGAATGTGACGCATGGATGCTTGTCAACGAAGGATTCCTTCAATAATTGATCGTAAAGTTTCATACCAACTAAATTGGAGATCATagtatcttcaatatctggAATCTTCAAATAAGTGTGGAACAACCAgttgaatttcaattctttagAGGAAGATAGGTTTTCAACCTCAATTTCAGTCTTTAAATAGTCGGAACCTAATTCGACTGTTAAGATTAAATTAAAATCTTCACTCCATAATTTGGTCATTTCTGGGTTAGAAAGTTTAGGGTTCAATCCGAATTGAACCGTTGGTGGGTTGCTTTTGACTTGACCAAGGAATTCCCAAGTAGAATTTCTTGCTAATCCATGCTGAGGTAGTTTACTTAATAGAGGATCAGATTCATTTTTACCAAAGACTGGAAAGACTAGTGGGATACCACCTCTAACTGGTTTGCTGCCGTCCAATTTAGCGGCAGTAGACAACCACAATTGTTCTTGACCGTACAATTTCCACGAGAAAACGGTTGCACCATATTTAAGAATGGTGACATTGGTGGAGCTGTCGGATGGGTGAGAGAGAATAACTTGAGtttcagtttcttcaatagCCATTGTTCCTGGAAGTGTATGGGAAGGGAAGAAAGTCAGAGAGGTAAGTGCTGGATTCTTCTTATACAATCAGACCCTTTCCAAGCAACCTgttatatagaaaaaatttgaaaaaaaaagtcatAACGGAAATCATCGAGAAATTATTAACATGGTAGATGAATAATTATAacataaaaatattgtaaaagTACAGATTATATGCGTTAATTGATGCGATATAAGCAAGCTTAATGATGTAATTGGGGAAAAAAGTCCTTTTGATTATCTTCTCTTGCCGATTTTGCCCTTTGTATTGGCCTTTTTGTTGGCCTTAGCCTTTGCAGATGCTGCGGCCAATTGTTCTTTTGTCTTTGGTACAGCTTTAAAGAATCCATCAAGTCTCCCTTGGACACCTGATTTGAGACCCTTCTGTAATCTTTTAATACCTGATTTGACTCTTTCTTCGCTGAAACCTTTATCTTTACAAAGATAATCAATTAATTCTTGTTCCTTTGGTGGATTCCACTTCAAAGTGATGTCATTACCATTGATGACATCTGGCTTTAAAAATAGTTCTCTAGCCTCTTTGTATGGCCAATTTTCCGGTATCTTCCATTTGGTCTTTGTATCACCACTATCGATGTATTCGACAATTTTTTCTAGAGAGCCATGttcttttatcaattttaaagcTGTGACGGGACCTACACCTCTGATACTTTCACAGTAATCACAACCTAACATGATACCAAGATCGATAAACTGCTCTAAAGTCAAATCCATGCTTTGTAGAACAATTTCTGTATTAATTTCCTGGATGGGTTCTTTCTTAGCTTCGGAGAAAGTCAAATGTCTTACCAGGTAAGGTGTTCTATAACATAGTGTATCCATATCCTCACTTGCAGCAGCATAGACTTTACCAACTTTTGCTAATTCAGCGCATTGAGCCTCAGCTTCACATGGAGCATTGACGTAAGGAATCCCCATtaattctaataattttttggcTTCATCGTTGTGTTCTTTGGAAACTTTAACTAGTCTTCTCTCATgtttaatcttttcagcGATATCGGTAGCttcatccaattttttagtcgtttcttctcttcttgcGGTTCTTTTACTTAATTCATGAGATTTCAAAACTGGTGGTTTACCGTCAAAGACATAACATGGTTTAATACCGTTATCAATCATTCTTAAAGTTCTATAGAACATCCCCATTAAATGGGAAGTAGTTTCACCGGAGTCAGTAGCGAGCTGACCACCATCCTGTTGTCTGACGGCAATAAGAAACTGGTAAAGGGACATTGACGCATCGATGGCGACTTTACGACCGAAGAAAGCCTTGATATCACTTCTACGAGTGGCTAATGGAGCATTTTCTGATATAAGAGCAGTGAGACCTTTAATACCcatgataaatttgatgtGTTATGGAGGATTTGTTCAAGATTTTGAGAGTGATGAGATTTGGGATGTTAATAAATgttaataatttcaaaacgCGTCAAGAAAAGGAACGCTTTACGTGTAGCGAAGAGTGAAGACCGGCATGGGCATATTAGAAATTGTATAGAGTGTAGAGGGATGTGGGTGTGGATGAAGTAGTAGAGGCCACGATGAGATCATTAATCATTTGAGAGAGAGTTGCTGCTGTAGAACTTTTGCCAAGCAcgctttttcttttgttatGGAGTTTTCTATCTATACTTAGAGCAATTTCTGTGTGCACGCTCTGTGACAAGGTCGAGCGTACAACGTTCTACATCAAAGCTCTAACTACCTTACTTTACTGTAGTTGGCTATCATCTATGGCGGTTATACCATTTACAGAGAGATATAAACGTCTCCTGGAGAGATCAACTGGAGAGGGGAGCGCTTTGCAATCGACCACACTAGATGCTTAAGAAACGCACAGCATGTGTCATTTTTTGCCACAAGCTGTGGCATTTTCTCCTGCAAATTCCACAATTCCATTGCCACAAATAATGCACCACAAAAACTTACCCGACCCGTCGCGCAGATTTATTACCCTCATATCACCGTCGAATACGATATTCTCAACCCAGTCACCACATACAGacagaataaaaaaaaatttttttcttttttttttttcttccacCGCAGAAACATTTGATATCCCATCTAACGAATATTTGATGCATCTTAATAtcactttcaaagaaacGTCTAACAGGATAACTGAATCTCAATCGGTAAAGACGGTGCAAAACTCTCCATAGTTAATAAAAGTTAGTACAAAAtgacaacaacaacaacaacaaattaCTACGAGTATAAACATCCAATAATTAATTTGGAactttcatcaaatgaTAGTTCCGTGGAGCCCAAGAAATTCGATACTCTAGATGATTGGTACAATGTTATTAATGATTACGAATATCAGGCTCGTTGTCccattattttgaaaaattctcaTCGTAATAAACATTTCACTTTTGCCTGCCATTTGAAAGGCTGTCCCTTCAAAGTATTACTAAGTTACTGTGGGAATTCCGTACCAAGATCAACAAACATTACCACAACTTCATCAACAACAAATACGGTTACTAATGACGATCAAGCACAATCCACCGCAAATTCTGTAGTGGATGACTCTTTGAAGCAACACAATACGGCTAAGGATGATGTCACAGACGAATTGATGAACGTTAACGATAATGATGCCAATGTGACCGCAGCAATCGAAGCCGCAGTCGCTGCTGTACAGACAGTTTCTCATAccaatgatgatgatgatgacgacgaTGATGTTAAACTGCCAAACCATACTAAGATTACCGTGCTGGAGACACTACCAGATTTGAAAAGTCACGTCAATTCTCAATCAAAccataataatatttccGGTCCCTTCATTGTCACCAAAATTGAACCATACCATAGCCATTCATTAGAGGAGAATTTATCACTTGATAAATTCGTATTAACAAAAATCCCCAAGATTCTACAAATcgatttaaattttgatgaaacttTAGAAATCTTGTATAGAAAAGGTAATAACACtttaaacaaatttaaaGTCGTTCAGTTCGTCGAGGATTCCGGTCTATTagatattatcaaatcaagATATAATCTCATGGATGAAGATATCactaaaaaattcatctcTCTAATCTCAAGACGTGTCACAACTTACAAAGCAAGATTCGTgctaaaaaagaaaagaatcGGTGAATACAAGATGAGTCCTGGTCCATCTGATATTCCTGTATCGAATGAACCAACAGACGTCCTAGAAGAGCACAACAAATTGAACAGTAAGCCGGGCTTGACCGGACCTAAATCATTACATCCACCTATCGACAATACCGACATTACCAACAATAATGCTAACCCTGATGATAAAGATTTGACAGCAACTGCACAAGCAGCTATCGGTGATTTGAAGCGTAGAATTCAAGAATctgaatcaaataatgtCGATGTGGAAGATAATCTGGAAGATTACTCTCAAAAACGTCATAAGGCAATAGATGACAGTCCCCTCGTTCACCTTGATGATATACAAAATGACGACAAATTACCACATGATGTCGCAGAACAACTGAGATTGTTATCATCACATTTCAAGGACGTGGAAACCGCATCTaataaagatgatgatgaagatgatgaaaataaacatGATGTCGAAGTAGATATTCCAGATGAAAACATTCAACCTGAATTGAGAGGCCAGtaattaaaaataacaCGTTTTATATAACTTctcatatataaaaatttaacGTATGTCGTCtgtatcaaaatattattcaaataagctcttttttctgtatatgatatttatacaaggtcctcttttttttgaaagggCCATCCTTATAGAACATGAAATTACACTTACGTGCAAAAACCGGTAAGAACCATGTTCATGCTGCGGTATGGCTCTAGACTTCCAGGATTGGCACTCTCTAGGTGTCCAAGATTAGCCGTTGCAACCATACGTTCACTACAATATTCTACAACTGATATCGATGACAGTACCGTCGTTCCATGGTATCTACGGAtagtagaagaagaaaagaagttaAATCATACTTTACTACCCAGTCAAGAACATGAAATTACGTTCCCACCAAATACAACCGAGTCATTACGAGATATCTGTaaatttcttcaagatgATCTCTATCTATCTgacatcaaaatatttgatttgcaaagaaataaagatattccaataaagaaaatttgtcAAACTGTTATATTGgcaacttcaaaatcagtGAAACATGCACAGTTCGCTTCCATGCAGCTAAACAAGTTAATCAAGTCGCAATTCAAAGTGGTCCCTCATATTGAGGGTTGTAATACTAAAAATATCActaatatcaaaaaatatagatCAAAAAAGAGAAGTATGGAAAACTCAATAAATGCTGATGAAGCATGGATACTCATGGATTTGCATGTCGAAAGTGTCTTCCTTAATATTATGACaccaaagaaaagatcaGAACTGAATCTCGAGGAACTTTATGACCCAgaatataagaaaattgtCTCACTCCAAAATGATGAGCCTATTGCTATTGATCATGAAGATAATATATTAATTGGTCTAAGAAATTTGGCTCgacaaagaaagagaaattatTCTACAATATCAGCGTCAAAAGAATTCGTTTCATTGTTAAGAACCCAAGATTTCccaaaaatcaataattaCCTGACAAGATTCAAACCAATTAATACTCTGGACCCTCTTAAGTCAATTGTCTCTACTCTCTCTAATATGCAACAAGACACTTCAGTCgacattgaaaattggaaaatggTATTTGACAGCTTTTGGCCTTTGGTGGTGATAAGCCCAGATTTCTGGCAATTAAGATTCAAGTTTCTCACTTTACTGAACGTTGCAAATCCTGAAATTTATCACTGTCGAAGATTCTTCAAtgattatttcaaattaaaaGCTTACATGGGCTGCGaactaatgaaaaatgaaatcatcTCGTTTCTGAATGTCCTAGTGGAAAACAAGGCTATAGCAGGAATGACAGCTACAAACGAAATTGTTTCAGACCTTCTATATCTTATGGAAAAAACTAATCTAGAccaatcaataatttttgacaCTGAAATAATCCGTCCACTGTTGCATTCCACTATAAAGAAAGATGGAACGggctcttcttcattttatGAGGTAGTTTATTTCATGACAGATACACGTGGAGGTTTTTTAACGTCAAAAACCCTTCTGTGTGTTTTAGAAATGTTATTAGAAACACGGAattatgatattttcttcgaaACTTGGGTCAAATGCATTCCACTCTTTTCTCACAATTGTGCTCTTTGGGAAAGTTTTATAAAGCTTGTGGTAGCTTCtaatgatttgaaagtgatggaaaaaatgataattgATAatcatttattattattaaagaGAAATAATGTATCTCTTACACAGTCCCTAAAATTACAAATTCACCGATTATTCGAAGCTGTTGACCAGAAAGATACGAAATTTACTGACTTTAAAAATTATATGCTTGATTTGGATAGTCATCGGAACTCGATATAGCAATTAAAGATACCTATGTCCAAAATGGCGAGATATTCGAGTCTTCGTTATTATTCAACTCATAGTTTTATGCCAAGATACGAATTTCCCAAGTATACTCTAGTCTTATCAGATTACAAGGGACATCAAGCAAAAGCAATGTCTAAAATTGAACAGCTGGCACCTCAACTAAACATGGTTCTTGAACTGAGAGATATTAGGGCACCTCTGTCTACTCGAAATATTCTATTTGATAAGCTTTTGATGAGTAAGAAATACATGATCAAAAGGCTTATCATATACACAAAAAAGGATTTGATGggaaaagatgaaatatatttcaataaattgaaaacatgGCATGAAGAAGCTAATGAAAGTTTCATTACAATTGAtacaagaaattcaaatgatataaaaaatatcatGAAAATTATCAAGTGGGAAAGTTCTGCTCATAATATGCCTTTACCGATGGGATATCGTGTTCTTGTTAGTGGTATGCCAAATGTGGGAAAGTCAACTTTGATTAATTCCTTAAGATCTTTCAGTTTATCAACGAAGGgaaacaaaatgaaaaaagcCTGTAGAACAGGCAATG is part of the Kazachstania africana CBS 2517 chromosome 1, complete genome genome and encodes:
- the MTG1 gene encoding putative GTPase MTG1 (similar to Saccharomyces cerevisiae MTG1 (YMR097C); ancestral locus Anc_2.463), whose amino-acid sequence is MARYSSLRYYSTHSFMPRYEFPKYTLVLSDYKGHQAKAMSKIEQLAPQLNMVLELRDIRAPLSTRNILFDKLLMSKKYMIKRLIIYTKKDLMGKDEIYFNKLKTWHEEANESFITIDTRNSNDIKNIMKIIKWESSAHNMPLPMGYRVLVSGMPNVGKSTLINSLRSFSLSTKGNKMKKACRTGNEAGVTRSVSEVIKLMKEEDSAHPVYLIDSPGIGLPGRVSNQSRILSQALCECVKTNLIDPVIQADYLLFLMNLQNPITDCDWYPDSSENPTNDIYEVFRRLNSNGRSTSDTSMAIKWLSGWKRGGNGLLLDPELLLSANDFSYKNYILRDLDKLGDFGLKRGAFKKVRDNAKDFLF